One part of the Tunicatimonas pelagia genome encodes these proteins:
- the nusB gene encoding transcription antitermination factor NusB, translating into MLNRRLLRIKAMQHIYAYQQCQQANRALAFDYVRAAFEPDLNAMELPDPEQLAQDRRMAEEILTARLEGNLGPTKSSETAQRVAKEALERYDTQTQKDRAFLKNQMLARVESMSDHYKLSLLLLVAVADESHREIQKKPRSAESVLPEKAVSTRFYLNPVVQAIRDNQALQQEAANRNWSWEEQQGAIRQLYRNTIKEDEAFLTYQHATDTTLEEDVTVVRQVFNEHLLKSEVVNNFFEDLDISWEENQKVIRSLVNRSLKSIVEHPAEGIEIATLTPNWEDDKAFFEKLYSLTVRNDAEYEQIIAEKSKNWAIDRIASMDQVILKMAIAEMINFSSIPVKVTINEYVDVSKQYSTQKSKQFINGLLDVIAQSLQERSLIRKSGRGLIDNR; encoded by the coding sequence ATGCTGAATCGACGACTTTTGCGGATTAAGGCTATGCAGCATATTTATGCGTACCAACAGTGCCAGCAGGCTAATCGAGCCTTGGCTTTTGACTACGTGCGCGCGGCTTTTGAACCGGACTTGAATGCGATGGAACTTCCCGACCCGGAGCAGTTGGCGCAAGACCGCCGAATGGCCGAAGAAATTCTTACCGCTCGGCTAGAAGGTAATTTGGGTCCGACAAAATCATCAGAAACCGCTCAACGAGTAGCGAAGGAAGCATTGGAACGTTACGATACGCAAACGCAGAAAGACCGAGCATTTCTAAAGAATCAGATGTTGGCGCGGGTAGAGAGCATGAGCGACCACTACAAATTGTCGCTGTTACTACTGGTAGCGGTAGCCGACGAATCGCACCGAGAGATTCAGAAAAAGCCCCGTTCTGCGGAAAGTGTGCTGCCGGAAAAAGCCGTTTCTACCCGCTTCTATCTTAATCCAGTGGTGCAAGCAATTCGCGATAATCAGGCACTACAGCAGGAAGCCGCCAACCGAAATTGGTCGTGGGAAGAACAGCAGGGAGCCATTCGCCAGCTCTACCGAAATACGATAAAGGAGGATGAAGCGTTTCTTACGTATCAGCACGCTACCGACACTACACTGGAGGAGGATGTTACTGTGGTTCGTCAGGTGTTTAATGAGCATTTGCTGAAAAGTGAAGTGGTGAACAACTTTTTTGAGGACTTAGATATTAGTTGGGAGGAAAATCAGAAAGTGATTCGGAGTCTAGTGAACCGGAGTTTGAAATCAATCGTCGAGCATCCAGCCGAGGGTATTGAGATTGCTACCCTTACTCCCAATTGGGAAGATGATAAAGCCTTTTTTGAGAAGCTTTACAGCCTGACGGTTCGGAACGATGCGGAGTATGAGCAAATTATTGCCGAGAAATCTAAAAATTGGGCGATAGACCGGATTGCCAGCATGGATCAGGTGATACTGAAGATGGCCATTGCTGAAATGATTAATTTTTCTAGCATTCCGGTGAAAGTAACCATTAATGAGTACGTAGATGTATCTAAGCAGTATAGTACTCAAAAAAGTAAACAGTTTATTAATGGGTTACTAGATGTAATTGCTCAGTCGTTACAAGAGAGAAGTTTAATTCGGAAGAGT
- a CDS encoding Glu/Leu/Phe/Val family dehydrogenase: MENILADKDATLQKEQGESEGKNASVFNQMAPCDHEQVVHCYDSTTGLKAIVAIHSTALGPAMGGTRMWNYASDEEALTDAIRLARGMTYKSAISGLNVGGGKAVLIGDPKKLKNEAYLRRFGKFIDGLGGKYVTAGDVNMTLSDLEYVRMETRHVTGLPEAIGGSGSSSLVTAYGVYMGMKAAAKEAFGTDSLEGKKVAVQGVGAVGSKLTEYLTKEKAIVFAADISEDKLQRVSREFGAHVVSLDGIYDILADIYAPCALGATLNDDTISRLSCQVIAGGANNQLANEQRHGAVLRKRGVVYAPDFLVNAGGIMAVAAEYFGTYSKEYLFQKAERIYDVCQAVLQQAAQQQTEPHRIAMKMAEDRIASISQL, translated from the coding sequence ATGGAAAATATATTAGCGGATAAGGATGCCACTTTACAGAAAGAACAAGGTGAATCTGAAGGAAAAAATGCTTCGGTATTTAATCAGATGGCGCCCTGCGATCATGAGCAGGTTGTGCACTGCTACGATAGCACAACCGGACTGAAGGCCATTGTAGCAATTCATTCTACGGCCTTGGGACCAGCGATGGGCGGCACCCGCATGTGGAATTATGCTTCTGATGAAGAGGCATTGACGGATGCTATTCGTCTGGCCCGAGGCATGACGTATAAGTCGGCCATTTCTGGCTTAAACGTAGGAGGAGGCAAAGCCGTGTTAATTGGTGACCCAAAGAAGTTAAAGAACGAAGCCTACTTACGCCGGTTCGGAAAATTCATTGATGGGTTGGGCGGAAAATACGTAACTGCCGGAGACGTAAACATGACCTTAAGCGATTTGGAATACGTTCGGATGGAAACTCGCCACGTAACTGGCCTGCCAGAAGCCATTGGAGGCTCGGGCTCGTCTTCACTGGTTACTGCCTACGGAGTGTACATGGGCATGAAAGCCGCCGCCAAAGAAGCGTTCGGTACCGATAGCCTAGAAGGTAAAAAGGTGGCCGTGCAGGGAGTGGGAGCAGTAGGAAGTAAACTAACGGAGTATCTCACCAAGGAAAAAGCCATTGTTTTTGCTGCCGATATCTCCGAAGATAAGCTTCAACGCGTGTCGCGGGAATTTGGGGCGCACGTGGTTAGCCTAGATGGTATCTACGATATTTTGGCTGATATTTATGCACCCTGCGCGTTAGGGGCCACGCTGAACGACGATACAATTTCCCGGCTGAGCTGTCAGGTAATTGCTGGGGGAGCTAACAACCAACTAGCTAATGAGCAGCGGCACGGGGCAGTACTTCGGAAACGAGGAGTAGTCTACGCCCCCGATTTTTTAGTGAATGCCGGAGGCATTATGGCCGTGGCTGCCGAGTACTTTGGTACGTATTCCAAAGAATATCTATTTCAGAAAGCGGAGCGTATTTACGATGTATGCCAAGCCGTGCTTCAGCAAGCCGCCCAACAACAGACCGAGCCTCACCGAATCGCGATGAAAATGGCCGAAGACCGCATCGCCTCCATTTCTCAACTATAG
- a CDS encoding ABC transporter ATP-binding protein, which yields MKELSYLNKYLYKYRYRLLLGLLFIIISNILAIIPAQIVRRAINLVQENISLYQVFEGLESQEGIYDTFAGSILVYGVAILALALGKGFFTFLMRQTIIVVSRLVEYDLKNEVYAHYQSLPMSFYRKNNTGDLMARISEDVSKVRMYLGPAIMYGLNLSVLFMILIPYMISVNARLTLYTLIPLPILSLSIYYVNNIINRKSEEIQRSLSGLSTYVQEAFSGIRVLKAFVREEDSAQQFRIESDDYKDKSISLAKVNALFIPLIMALVGLSSVITVFVGGVEVISGAISPGVIAEFIIYVNMLTWPVASLGWITSIVQRAAASQKRINEFLNTKTGIISEENIEREIQGDITLQNVNFIYPDSGIHALKDVSFAVEAGQSIAIVGTTGSGKSTIANIIPRMYDVSSGEVLIDGIDIKKYNLKSLRSQIGYVPQDVFLFSDTIFNNIAFGSEEAPNEAEIKKAAYIADLEKTLNEFPDGFATRLGERGITLSGGQKQRVSIARAIARDPKILILDDCLSAVDTKTENTILNELKEVMKDRTTVIISHRVSSAKLADKIIVLDDGCIVEQGTNESLLAQNGVYKELYDKQLQANEAEVTSR from the coding sequence GTGAAGGAACTCAGCTATCTCAATAAGTACCTCTACAAGTATCGGTACCGCCTCCTGCTTGGACTTTTATTCATCATTATTTCTAACATTCTGGCAATTATTCCCGCCCAGATTGTTCGGCGAGCGATTAATCTGGTACAGGAGAATATTTCCCTCTATCAAGTGTTCGAGGGGCTGGAGTCGCAAGAGGGCATTTACGACACTTTTGCCGGAAGCATTCTGGTGTATGGCGTAGCGATACTAGCACTAGCGCTAGGTAAAGGTTTCTTTACTTTTTTGATGCGTCAAACCATTATTGTGGTTTCCCGCCTTGTGGAGTATGACCTGAAGAATGAGGTGTACGCCCACTATCAGTCGTTACCCATGAGTTTTTATCGGAAAAATAACACTGGCGACCTGATGGCCCGTATTTCCGAAGATGTTAGTAAAGTGCGGATGTACCTGGGGCCAGCCATTATGTACGGACTCAACCTCTCGGTGCTGTTTATGATCCTAATTCCGTACATGATTTCGGTCAACGCTCGGCTCACATTGTACACCCTTATTCCGCTACCGATTTTGTCGCTGAGCATTTACTACGTAAACAATATTATTAACCGAAAGTCGGAAGAAATTCAGCGCAGCTTATCGGGCTTGTCTACTTATGTGCAGGAGGCTTTTTCGGGTATCCGAGTACTGAAGGCGTTTGTGCGAGAAGAAGATTCGGCTCAGCAGTTTCGTATTGAAAGCGACGATTATAAGGATAAATCTATCAGTTTGGCCAAAGTAAATGCACTATTTATTCCGCTGATTATGGCACTGGTAGGCTTGAGTTCGGTGATTACGGTATTTGTAGGCGGAGTGGAAGTAATTAGTGGTGCTATTTCTCCCGGAGTGATTGCCGAGTTTATTATCTACGTAAACATGCTCACCTGGCCGGTAGCTTCACTCGGCTGGATTACCAGTATTGTGCAGCGAGCTGCGGCTTCCCAAAAACGGATCAATGAGTTTCTGAATACGAAGACGGGTATTATTTCGGAAGAAAATATTGAGCGGGAAATTCAGGGCGATATTACTTTACAAAACGTAAATTTTATCTATCCCGATTCCGGGATTCATGCCCTGAAAGACGTTTCGTTTGCGGTAGAAGCCGGACAATCCATTGCGATTGTAGGAACTACTGGCTCGGGCAAAAGCACCATTGCCAACATTATTCCCCGCATGTACGACGTAAGCTCCGGTGAGGTACTCATCGACGGTATTGATATCAAAAAGTACAATCTAAAATCTTTACGCAGCCAGATTGGCTACGTGCCCCAGGATGTTTTCCTGTTTTCTGACACGATTTTTAACAATATTGCTTTCGGCTCGGAAGAAGCCCCTAACGAAGCAGAGATTAAGAAAGCAGCGTATATCGCCGACTTGGAAAAGACCCTAAATGAGTTTCCTGATGGCTTTGCTACCCGCTTGGGCGAACGGGGCATTACACTCTCAGGTGGACAAAAGCAGCGTGTTTCTATTGCCCGCGCTATTGCCCGCGACCCGAAAATTCTAATTTTAGACGATTGCTTATCGGCGGTAGACACTAAAACGGAAAACACTATTCTCAATGAGCTAAAAGAGGTAATGAAAGACCGCACGACGGTTATTATCTCCCATCGGGTATCTTCCGCCAAATTGGCTGATAAAATTATCGTACTAGACGATGGCTGCATTGTGGAGCAAGGAACAAACGAATCTTTACTGGCTCAAAATGGCGTTTATAAGGAGCTTTACGATAAACAGTTACAAGCAAACGAAGCTGAAGTTACTTCTCGTTGA
- a CDS encoding ATP-binding protein, translated as MVENKDRDYKSLRLAIGSRADLKKLAEICVCFANAQGGEIIIGIEDATSEPPTNQRVNQTNVNEIMKKLRGLTDGVGIVDPSIIRHINGGEYFVLKILPSVRAIATTSSGKVFIRVSDNCFPVSSNDLTHLAAEKTAFQWEIITPQKVSLSNADEAKVNLFIQDIRSSDKVSEFIKNKEAAEIAEFYQLVNSEGGLTNLGILWLGTPAQRARLNYPLTIQYIVYNEREEKIRKRDWHFHRYNPKELLLELEREAVELTYSTELPDGLFRKNIRQYPREVVRELLINAIAHRSYTISSDIFIKVYPDRMTITSPGSLPLGIDENNILHKQHRRNPHLIKILNDLKLMEGEGSGYDLVYEKLARDAKPMPQIESEFMQVSVTVYSNSVDNEAVSILDYIDKYYQLTQKEYITLGLIATEKKILSTQLARKLQLNQEDKMRFWIGTLIDNGIIISRGARKGTAYLLNPVLFSQAKIDIIPSLKTIEPYKLEALIIEDLKYNGRSKIADIQNRLNEAPKADIQKTLYKMVNKNVLTTGGAKKDRTYDLKKNK; from the coding sequence ATGGTAGAGAATAAAGATAGAGACTACAAAAGTCTTCGTTTAGCTATTGGGTCTAGAGCAGACTTAAAAAAGCTTGCGGAGATTTGCGTTTGCTTTGCTAACGCACAAGGAGGCGAAATAATAATCGGTATAGAAGATGCTACCAGTGAGCCTCCTACTAATCAAAGGGTGAATCAAACTAATGTCAACGAAATAATGAAGAAGCTTCGCGGACTTACGGACGGAGTGGGTATTGTCGATCCCTCCATCATACGGCATATCAATGGTGGTGAATACTTTGTATTGAAGATATTGCCTTCAGTTAGAGCTATCGCTACAACTTCCTCAGGAAAAGTATTTATTCGGGTATCTGATAATTGCTTTCCCGTTAGTAGTAATGACCTAACGCATTTGGCTGCCGAGAAAACAGCCTTTCAGTGGGAAATTATTACTCCTCAGAAAGTCTCTTTATCGAATGCTGATGAAGCTAAGGTAAATCTATTCATACAGGATATTAGATCCTCTGATAAAGTCTCGGAGTTCATTAAAAACAAAGAGGCGGCAGAAATAGCAGAATTTTACCAACTGGTTAACTCTGAAGGAGGCCTAACTAATTTGGGCATACTATGGCTTGGTACACCTGCTCAACGTGCACGCCTCAACTATCCGCTCACGATTCAGTATATCGTTTATAATGAGCGAGAGGAAAAGATTAGAAAAAGAGACTGGCATTTTCATCGGTATAATCCTAAAGAGTTATTATTAGAATTAGAGCGTGAGGCAGTAGAACTTACTTATAGCACCGAATTACCCGATGGATTATTTCGCAAAAATATCAGACAGTATCCTCGTGAAGTAGTGCGCGAGTTACTTATCAATGCTATTGCTCATCGGAGCTACACCATTTCCAGTGACATATTCATTAAGGTGTATCCAGATAGGATGACTATTACCAGTCCTGGTAGTCTTCCGTTAGGGATTGATGAAAACAATATCTTGCACAAACAGCATCGGCGTAACCCTCATCTAATAAAGATTCTAAATGATCTGAAGTTAATGGAAGGAGAAGGTTCCGGATATGATTTAGTGTACGAGAAGCTTGCTCGCGATGCTAAACCAATGCCTCAAATTGAATCGGAGTTTATGCAGGTATCAGTAACCGTTTACTCTAATTCAGTAGACAACGAGGCAGTCTCTATTCTAGACTATATTGATAAGTATTACCAACTTACTCAAAAAGAATACATTACACTAGGTTTGATAGCTACTGAAAAGAAAATACTTTCTACTCAACTAGCTCGGAAACTTCAGCTTAACCAGGAAGATAAAATGCGCTTTTGGATAGGCACGTTAATAGACAACGGAATTATAATATCGCGAGGAGCTAGAAAAGGAACAGCGTATCTACTTAATCCAGTTTTATTTTCACAGGCTAAAATTGATATTATTCCATCGCTAAAAACAATCGAACCATATAAACTAGAAGCACTTATTATAGAGGATTTGAAGTATAACGGCAGGAGTAAAATAGCTGACATTCAAAACAGATTGAATGAAGCACCTAAAGCAGATATTCAAAAAACTTTGTATAAAATGGTAAATAAGAATGTATTAACTACTGGCGGTGCGAAAAAAGATAGAACGTATGATCTAAAAAAAAATAAATAG
- a CDS encoding 4Fe-4S dicluster domain-containing protein: protein MSHRGANNSYFGNIGEAISSLLTGLKLSFRHLWQARQKREPMGVAEDNYFERQNGIVTLQYPHETFPVPDIGRYQLHNEIDDCIVCDKCAKICPVDCIEIEPVRATGEIGKTSDGSSKRLYAATFDIDMAKCCFCGLCTTVCPTECLTMTKEYDFSVFDIQEHTFAFSEMTAAEIAEKQQEFEEYQKQKVAAKAAAPKPKATVRPKVGAKPVFKPRIPVPKKKPNQPPSEE from the coding sequence ATGAGCCATCGAGGAGCGAATAATTCTTATTTCGGAAATATTGGGGAGGCGATTAGTTCATTGCTAACGGGATTGAAACTGTCCTTCCGCCATCTGTGGCAAGCCCGACAGAAGCGGGAACCGATGGGTGTAGCCGAAGATAATTACTTTGAACGGCAAAACGGTATTGTTACCCTTCAGTACCCGCACGAAACTTTTCCGGTACCGGATATTGGGCGTTACCAGCTTCATAACGAGATTGACGACTGCATCGTCTGCGATAAGTGCGCGAAAATTTGCCCGGTTGATTGCATCGAGATTGAACCGGTGCGAGCTACGGGAGAGATTGGTAAAACCTCCGATGGTTCGTCCAAACGACTTTATGCCGCAACGTTTGATATTGATATGGCCAAGTGTTGCTTTTGCGGCTTATGTACCACCGTTTGCCCTACCGAATGCCTCACCATGACCAAAGAGTACGACTTCAGTGTTTTTGATATTCAAGAGCATACCTTTGCCTTTTCCGAAATGACGGCAGCAGAAATAGCAGAGAAGCAACAAGAGTTTGAGGAATACCAGAAGCAAAAAGTAGCCGCTAAGGCGGCCGCCCCTAAACCTAAAGCAACGGTTCGCCCTAAAGTGGGGGCAAAGCCTGTCTTTAAACCTAGAATTCCTGTTCCGAAGAAAAAACCTAACCAACCACCATCCGAAGAATGA
- a CDS encoding NADH-quinone oxidoreductase subunit J family protein, which produces MNLSVEIIAFYAFAGLVVLSAIVILFTRNVLYAAFSLLLTFLGISAVYVLAGADFLAVMQILVYVGGVLVLLVFGVMLTNQVAGKSVRTQHHNQFWGLLIGGALFFLLAQAIWFIDMSSLVWLQTAKTVQASTVSTLGIQLMSDFILPFELTAVLLLVALIGAAYVAQRQL; this is translated from the coding sequence ATGAATCTATCGGTAGAAATAATAGCCTTTTATGCTTTTGCCGGATTGGTCGTTCTTTCAGCAATCGTTATCCTGTTTACCCGCAATGTGTTGTACGCAGCCTTTTCGCTGCTACTGACTTTTCTGGGAATTTCAGCGGTATACGTACTGGCCGGAGCTGATTTTTTGGCCGTGATGCAAATTTTGGTGTACGTGGGTGGAGTATTGGTGTTGCTCGTTTTCGGAGTGATGCTCACCAACCAGGTAGCCGGAAAATCAGTGCGTACCCAACACCACAACCAGTTTTGGGGACTGCTTATTGGCGGAGCCTTATTCTTCTTGTTAGCGCAGGCTATTTGGTTTATTGATATGAGTAGCTTGGTATGGCTACAGACCGCCAAGACGGTTCAGGCTTCTACGGTATCCACCCTTGGTATTCAACTAATGAGCGATTTTATTTTGCCCTTCGAGCTAACCGCAGTGCTGCTGTTAGTGGCACTTATTGGGGCGGCCTACGTAGCCCAGCGACAGTTGTAA
- a CDS encoding putative LPS assembly protein LptD translates to MHYLQYACIIWLVFAVATNLRAQTPEDPLPNADTLGILGPNDTIPPNLLPPVDTTTLAADSVLTDSTAVQQEGDIETTITYDAEDSINFDVVNQVIQLYGNATINYGETSLQADYVELDWVNNTVTARGQEDSTGQVTGKPIFKDGGEEYQTEEIRYNFDTRRAYISGVLTQPEGQGAGYVYGETVKKNERDEVFINQGWYTTCDCEPGEIPDFYIQSKRLKVVPGNLVVSGPFNVVITDIPTPLGLPFGIFPMPREQNSGIIVPQYGEEQRRGFFLRNGGYYFDINEYVNLTLLGEIYSKGSYGFTVNSQYRKRYAYNGGLDFRFNQQRIDPDSEDSEVARDFRINFRHAPQPRGVSRFSASVNAATSTYNQNNPSLNVQQNLNTTLNSSVQYSTAFRNTPFNMALSARHNQNLLTGTFNVILPDISVNMNRIYPFQNIAKRRTGWLAKVNVGYRMQGRNEFTNGRVQPPRNIPFDQIAGYDPILADSILAINGNNLPEILKRTETGMRHTIPISTSFNLLKHITVSPSFNYEEIWYLNKFAYDDSDFNNIRIDTLRGFHRVSSWNTSMSFSTRIYGTVPFKSGGNIQAIRHTIIPSISVGYTPNYEGRYYQEVRIGPELNEANDPFFQEGRDRNLVTVPLFDERVYRAPNAGQAGSIGFSLGNNIEMKVRDKKDTTDAENATKKIPIFESLQLSTSYNLAADSFNLAPFNISARTRLLDGKVSINGGATVDPYIYIPDPTNPRDTAQNGEIFARLVKFDQYAWQTRPTPDGLGGVNERNFSIGTLSRANFNISTRLQPKAKENKEEGGDPEDDIDPTVDELNQLELVGPAFNDYADFDVAWSLQLRYAFNYRKNLTREIIQPAPRENEFAPEPTASPFTQSLQFSGDANLTPKWKVRFQSGYDFEREEITQTNVTIFRDLDCFDFRFDWVPFGRFTSYYVQINVKSSMLSDLKLQRRRVWQDFF, encoded by the coding sequence TTGCATTATTTACAATACGCATGTATTATTTGGCTAGTATTTGCCGTAGCTACAAATTTACGCGCGCAAACACCCGAAGACCCGCTCCCTAATGCCGATACATTGGGGATTTTAGGTCCGAACGATACAATTCCGCCTAATTTATTACCCCCCGTTGATACAACTACCTTAGCTGCCGACTCAGTGCTGACCGATAGTACAGCTGTACAGCAAGAAGGTGATATAGAGACCACCATTACGTATGATGCTGAAGATTCTATTAATTTTGATGTAGTCAATCAGGTTATTCAGCTCTACGGTAATGCTACCATCAATTACGGCGAAACCTCACTGCAAGCCGACTACGTAGAACTAGATTGGGTAAACAATACGGTTACTGCCCGGGGGCAGGAAGATTCTACCGGACAAGTGACCGGTAAACCTATTTTTAAGGACGGAGGCGAGGAATACCAGACCGAAGAAATTCGCTATAACTTTGATACCCGCCGAGCCTACATTTCGGGGGTGCTCACCCAGCCAGAAGGGCAAGGAGCCGGTTATGTGTACGGCGAAACAGTGAAGAAGAACGAGCGCGATGAAGTATTCATTAATCAGGGCTGGTACACTACCTGCGACTGTGAACCGGGCGAAATTCCTGATTTCTACATCCAGTCTAAGCGGTTGAAGGTAGTGCCAGGTAACCTAGTAGTTTCCGGGCCCTTTAACGTGGTGATTACCGATATTCCTACTCCACTAGGGTTGCCGTTCGGCATTTTCCCCATGCCCCGGGAGCAGAACTCAGGCATTATTGTTCCGCAGTACGGGGAAGAGCAACGGAGGGGGTTCTTCCTAAGAAACGGAGGCTACTACTTCGATATTAACGAATATGTGAACCTGACGTTACTGGGCGAGATCTACTCTAAAGGAAGCTACGGGTTTACCGTAAACTCCCAGTACCGCAAGCGCTACGCCTACAATGGTGGGTTAGACTTCCGCTTTAACCAGCAGCGAATAGACCCCGATAGCGAAGATTCGGAGGTAGCTCGCGACTTTCGGATTAACTTTCGGCACGCCCCTCAGCCCCGGGGGGTAAGCCGATTTTCAGCGTCGGTTAACGCCGCTACCAGCACGTATAACCAAAACAACCCTTCGCTCAATGTACAGCAGAACTTAAATACTACCCTTAACTCTAGTGTGCAATATTCTACCGCATTTCGCAATACTCCGTTTAATATGGCCTTGAGTGCGCGCCACAATCAAAACCTGCTTACTGGAACATTTAACGTAATACTGCCCGATATTTCGGTGAATATGAACCGAATTTATCCGTTTCAGAACATTGCCAAACGGCGTACCGGATGGTTGGCTAAAGTTAACGTAGGCTACCGAATGCAGGGGCGCAATGAGTTTACCAACGGACGAGTGCAGCCACCCCGTAATATTCCTTTCGATCAGATTGCCGGGTATGATCCGATATTGGCCGATAGTATCTTGGCGATCAACGGTAATAACCTGCCCGAGATTCTGAAGCGTACCGAAACCGGGATGCGCCACACCATTCCTATTTCTACTTCATTCAATTTACTCAAGCATATTACCGTATCGCCCTCATTTAATTATGAAGAAATTTGGTATCTGAATAAGTTTGCTTACGATGATAGCGACTTTAATAACATTAGAATTGATACGCTCCGAGGGTTTCATCGGGTAAGTTCCTGGAATACTAGTATGAGTTTTAGCACGCGGATATACGGTACAGTTCCCTTTAAAAGCGGTGGTAATATTCAGGCAATTCGCCATACGATTATTCCCTCTATCAGTGTAGGTTACACTCCCAATTATGAAGGTCGTTACTACCAAGAAGTGCGAATCGGGCCTGAACTAAACGAGGCAAATGATCCGTTCTTTCAGGAAGGGCGCGATCGAAATCTAGTAACAGTCCCACTATTTGATGAACGGGTATATCGCGCCCCCAACGCTGGACAAGCCGGTTCTATTGGATTTTCATTGGGTAACAATATTGAAATGAAGGTGCGGGATAAGAAGGATACTACCGATGCCGAAAACGCCACTAAGAAAATACCAATCTTTGAAAGTCTGCAACTGAGCACCAGCTACAATCTTGCAGCTGATTCATTTAATCTAGCTCCATTTAACATCTCAGCGCGCACTCGACTACTAGACGGAAAAGTATCTATCAATGGAGGGGCTACCGTAGACCCGTATATTTATATTCCTGATCCGACCAACCCGAGGGATACTGCCCAGAATGGTGAAATATTTGCCCGATTGGTTAAGTTCGATCAGTACGCCTGGCAGACAAGGCCTACCCCTGATGGGTTGGGAGGGGTCAATGAGCGGAACTTTAGTATTGGTACGCTTTCTCGCGCCAATTTTAATATAAGTACTCGGCTGCAACCCAAAGCTAAGGAGAATAAAGAAGAGGGAGGCGATCCTGAAGATGATATAGACCCCACGGTAGATGAACTAAACCAGCTAGAACTGGTAGGCCCCGCCTTCAATGATTACGCTGATTTCGATGTAGCTTGGAGTTTGCAACTGCGCTATGCCTTTAATTATCGGAAAAACTTAACTAGAGAGATTATTCAGCCAGCCCCGCGAGAGAATGAATTTGCTCCTGAGCCTACCGCTAGTCCATTTACCCAATCGCTACAGTTTTCGGGCGATGCTAACCTTACGCCTAAGTGGAAAGTACGCTTTCAGTCGGGCTACGATTTTGAGCGGGAAGAAATTACCCAAACCAACGTCACTATTTTCCGCGACTTAGACTGCTTCGATTTTCGATTTGATTGGGTTCCCTTTGGGCGGTTTACCTCCTACTACGTGCAGATTAACGTAAAGTCCTCTATGCTGAGCGATCTGAAGCTTCAGCGTCGCCGAGTGTGGCAGGATTTCTTCTAG
- a CDS encoding N-acetylmuramoyl-L-alanine amidase family protein yields the protein MVRNIIYIACFSLLLLMASFSTVGVKQYQVKKVVIDAGHGGKDQGTHGVFSEEKDIALSVAKKLGKILAKHLPEVEVVYTRDSDNFISLEGRADIANENGADLFISIHANAMPAGNESVYGTETYVMGTHKVEDNLNVARRENSVILMEEDFEERYAGYDPNAPESHILFALYQNAYLGNSLVLADKIESQFKHRVGRRSRGVKQAGFLVLWRTSMPSVLVELGYLTNPKEEKYLNDELGQTYLASGIFRAIRDYKNEIETN from the coding sequence ATGGTGAGAAATATTATATACATCGCCTGTTTTTCGCTTCTGCTACTGATGGCCTCCTTTAGTACCGTAGGAGTAAAACAATATCAGGTGAAGAAAGTGGTGATTGATGCGGGACACGGTGGAAAGGACCAAGGAACCCACGGAGTGTTTTCTGAAGAAAAAGATATTGCCCTGAGCGTAGCTAAAAAGCTAGGAAAAATACTTGCTAAGCACTTACCCGAGGTAGAGGTAGTGTATACTCGAGACAGTGATAACTTTATTTCGCTAGAGGGACGGGCAGATATTGCTAACGAAAATGGAGCTGATTTATTTATCTCTATTCACGCCAATGCCATGCCGGCTGGTAATGAATCGGTGTACGGCACCGAAACCTACGTAATGGGTACCCATAAGGTGGAAGACAACTTGAATGTAGCCCGACGAGAAAACTCGGTAATTTTGATGGAGGAAGACTTTGAAGAACGTTACGCAGGTTATGATCCTAACGCCCCCGAATCACATATTCTGTTTGCGCTTTACCAAAATGCGTATTTAGGTAATAGCCTAGTATTGGCCGATAAGATCGAGTCGCAATTTAAGCACCGGGTGGGCCGCCGTAGTCGAGGGGTGAAGCAAGCGGGTTTTTTGGTACTGTGGCGCACGTCTATGCCCAGTGTGTTGGTAGAGTTGGGGTATTTAACCAACCCGAAAGAAGAAAAGTACTTAAACGACGAACTCGGGCAAACCTACCTTGCTTCGGGTATCTTCCGGGCTATTCGTGACTATAAAAATGAAATAGAAACAAATTAA